In Kushneria marisflavi, the following are encoded in one genomic region:
- a CDS encoding ATP-grasp fold amidoligase family protein — protein MRKLRSLIYRLFKKSPDIIYFNLTYLRLHGRFCNFRSPKSVSEKIFYRMRYPHPSFSTLADKVAVRAYIRERAGEQYLVPFVGVYDTITERELNRIQEPFVIKANHSAGQVKVVKKPWHTDMFELAREANQWLHYDYASLHREKHYRAIKPQLVIEKALLIDGEVPADYKVLVLNNGQEQDIYIQLIAGRFTDIRCQFFTEDWKIAPFNRRGYKPLQGEELEAPECLNEMIQVAKALSEPFSFCRVDFFVVGGRCYVGELTFTPVAGEFVLDPTSADIELGEKIAFPENIDLSQPPRQSPKTTKRAPVAESARAW, from the coding sequence ATGAGAAAGCTGCGAAGTCTGATCTATCGGCTTTTCAAGAAATCGCCGGATATCATCTATTTTAATCTGACTTATCTGCGCCTCCATGGTCGCTTTTGTAATTTCAGATCGCCGAAAAGCGTCAGTGAAAAAATCTTTTATCGAATGCGTTATCCACATCCCAGCTTTTCAACGCTGGCGGACAAGGTAGCAGTACGTGCCTATATCCGTGAGCGTGCCGGCGAACAATATCTGGTTCCCTTTGTCGGGGTTTACGACACGATCACGGAGCGTGAACTGAACCGGATTCAGGAACCCTTTGTCATCAAGGCCAACCATAGTGCCGGTCAGGTAAAGGTGGTCAAAAAGCCCTGGCACACGGACATGTTTGAGCTGGCCCGCGAGGCCAATCAGTGGCTGCACTATGATTACGCAAGCCTGCACCGCGAAAAGCATTATCGTGCCATCAAGCCGCAACTGGTCATTGAAAAGGCACTGCTGATCGATGGTGAGGTTCCGGCGGACTACAAGGTTCTGGTGCTGAATAACGGGCAGGAGCAGGATATCTATATCCAGCTGATTGCCGGTCGCTTTACCGATATTCGCTGTCAGTTCTTTACCGAAGACTGGAAGATTGCGCCCTTTAACCGCCGTGGCTACAAGCCTTTGCAGGGCGAAGAGCTGGAGGCGCCGGAATGTCTCAATGAAATGATTCAGGTGGCCAAAGCGCTTTCAGAACCCTTCAGCTTCTGTCGCGTGGATTTCTTTGTGGTTGGCGGCCGCTGTTACGTAGGAGAGTTGACTTTTACGCCTGTTGCCGGCGAATTCGTTCTGGACCCGACCAGTGCCGATATCGAACTGGGTGAAAAAATCGCATTTCCGGAAAATATCGATCTGAGCCAACCGCCCAGGCAGTCTCCCAAGACCACAAAACGTGCTCCTGTCGCCGAAAGTGCTCGGGCCTGGTGA
- a CDS encoding O-antigen ligase family protein, with amino-acid sequence MIASLPPVPAWNHNAATRWCHRIGVVALLLYMFTWVLNLEVTRAFESLLVPLYLVALLSQPGRARAFSDPLWILLALWLALQLVTLPAAIQMFPEYARDEVRSMRQLSKVFMILPIAWFMAGNPRIALWTLTALILGMVLGAIFTGQDMETLLRFVQEGKRPTLGFKNWQHAGVCAGGILIAQACFVWRFFQESAGYQLVLKWLARLGFAAVALLSLFAWAITMTRASWLGVIVVALLAMAGLVVMILRGHIQSRRMLRQILLSSIVLAVLAVTLGALYGDQVAARVFKEHDVILEVLQGDLRNVPFSSIGFRIHAWHYGLQLVAEQPWFGWGPKSHIPLLLQSTNPVGDTTLGAIADTYNLRHFHNSMMSLLIANGVLGLAVWIALTITVGLSAWKSWRRGDMPNDMAVFVALFFVFWFIVNLFESYVNYRTGVYWIGAVGGMAYTFGMRRRLARHIQPSSDSLYR; translated from the coding sequence GTGTTGTTGCCCTGTTGCTGTATATGTTCACCTGGGTTTTGAATCTGGAAGTGACTCGAGCCTTCGAATCGCTTTTGGTGCCGTTATATCTCGTGGCGCTCCTGTCACAACCGGGAAGAGCTCGCGCCTTTAGTGACCCTCTGTGGATACTGCTGGCCCTTTGGTTGGCACTTCAACTGGTAACCCTCCCGGCAGCGATTCAGATGTTTCCCGAGTATGCACGCGATGAAGTGCGCTCCATGCGCCAGCTCTCCAAGGTCTTCATGATCCTGCCGATTGCCTGGTTCATGGCCGGTAATCCTCGAATTGCCCTGTGGACTCTGACCGCCCTGATACTGGGTATGGTACTGGGCGCCATCTTCACCGGTCAGGACATGGAGACGCTGCTCAGATTCGTACAGGAAGGTAAACGACCCACGCTGGGCTTCAAGAACTGGCAGCATGCCGGCGTCTGCGCGGGTGGCATCCTGATCGCACAGGCCTGCTTTGTCTGGCGTTTCTTTCAGGAAAGCGCTGGCTATCAGCTGGTTTTGAAATGGCTGGCCAGACTGGGGTTTGCCGCAGTGGCGCTGCTTTCCCTGTTTGCATGGGCCATTACCATGACCCGTGCCAGCTGGCTGGGCGTGATTGTCGTGGCCCTGCTGGCAATGGCAGGTCTTGTGGTCATGATCCTGCGGGGGCATATCCAGTCGCGTCGCATGCTTAGACAGATCCTGCTGTCGAGTATTGTGCTTGCGGTCCTTGCCGTGACACTGGGCGCGCTATATGGCGATCAGGTCGCGGCAAGGGTGTTCAAGGAACATGATGTCATTCTCGAAGTGCTACAGGGCGATCTCCGCAACGTCCCCTTCTCAAGCATCGGCTTTCGCATTCATGCCTGGCACTATGGTTTGCAGCTGGTCGCTGAGCAACCCTGGTTCGGCTGGGGCCCCAAGAGCCACATTCCGCTTCTGCTTCAAAGCACCAACCCGGTAGGCGATACCACGTTGGGTGCGATTGCCGACACATACAATCTGCGCCATTTTCACAACAGCATGATGTCCCTGCTGATTGCCAATGGCGTGCTGGGGCTGGCAGTCTGGATCGCGCTGACCATCACGGTCGGCCTGTCGGCCTGGAAAAGCTGGCGACGCGGCGACATGCCAAACGACATGGCCGTCTTTGTTGCCCTGTTTTTTGTGTTCTGGTTTATCGTGAACCTGTTTGAAAGCTACGTGAATTATCGCACCGGGGTGTACTGGATCGGCGCCGTGGGGGGCATGGCCTATACCTTTGGCATGCGCCGACGCCTTGCTCGTCATATCCAGCCGTCATCAGACAGCCTGTATCGGTAG